From one Henningerozyma blattae CBS 6284 chromosome 1, complete genome genomic stretch:
- the HSP42 gene encoding heat shock protein HSP42 (similar to Saccharomyces cerevisiae HSP42 (YDR171W); ancestral locus Anc_8.369), with the protein MNFGNEYSLYDLLNNFSSQQNARGPRDSPRGSPFGGPPGPHMHPHGGPHHGGPHHGGPNFGGPNFGGPRGFPPNRGGPMRGEFPFGRGNFGHPMFSRFASPPPFSPFMDPDAYYYRPAYYYVDDDDDEEDDTEYSKMDQDDEESKPDEGADIRSYYHTRPSRAAPSQDTAGEPQLADFLNAFFGNRQPIEAETKDEVNPILGPEEASKEAEPSKEEPKEELKNLPAEESSLDKEKPEDETKKQDSASKPRPLMKKKSSSFLHKPAHGHAVDPLQVSRPEHRMDLPFSPEINVYNCENSYTVVMGLPGASSKSFKVDFHPTSHELLIKGNIEDKVNIDEEFLKIAELKYGAFERSIKFPLLPHIDDTKIKASYSNGLLQIKVPKILDSAEKPIPKKRIVIEEVPDEELEFEKNPNPEIKI; encoded by the coding sequence atgaattttgGTAACGAATATTCTCTTTACgatttattaaacaatttcTCAAGCCAACAAAACGCAAGAGGTCCAAGAGACAGCCCAAGAGGTAGTCCTTTCGGTGGACCACCAGGACCTCATATGCATCCTCATGGTGGCCCTCATCATGGTGGCCCTCATCATGGCGGTCCTAATTTCGGAGGCCCTAACTTTGGTGGTCCTCGTGGATTTCCTCCAAATAGAGGCGGCCCAATGAGAGGTGAGTTCCCCTTTGGTAGAGGCAATTTTGGTCACCCAATGTTCTCTAGATTTGCATCTCCCCCACCATTCAGCCCATTTATGGATCCAGATGCTTATTATTACAGACCAGCTTACTATTATGTggatgatgatgacgatgagGAGGACGATACAGAATATTCTAAGATGGAccaagatgatgaagaatcaAAACCAGATGAAGGCGCTGATATCCGTTCCTATTACCATACTCGTCCAAGTAGAGCAGCACCATCACAAGATACTGCTGGTGAACCTCAATTAGCCGATTTCTTAAATGCCTTTTTCGGTAATCGCCAACCAATAGAAGCTGAAACAAAGGATGAAGTTAATCCAATTCTTGGCCCTGAAGAAGCTTCAAAAGAGGCTGAGCCATCAAAGGAAGAACCAAAGGAGGAACTGAAGAATCTTCCTGCTGAAGAATCTTCTttagataaagaaaaaccAGAGGATGAAACTAAAAAGCAAGATTCCGCTTCTAAGCCAAGGCcattaatgaagaagaaaagcTCTTCATTCCTACATAAACCTGCTCATGGCCATGCTGTAGACCCTCTTCAAGTCTCAAGACCAGAGCATCGTATGGACTTGCCATTCTCTCCTGAAATCAATGTTTATAATTGTGAAAATTCATATACTGTAGTAATGGGTTTACCAGGTGCAAGTTCAAAATCTTTCAAAGTAGATTTCCATCCAACCTCTCACGAATTGCTAATTAAGGGtaatattgaagataaagTTAATATcgatgaagaatttttaaagattgcAGAATTGAAATACGGTGCATTTGAAAGATCTATCAAGTTCCCATTATTACCTCATATTGATGATACGAAAATCAAAGCTTCTTATTCCAATGGGTTGTTGCAGATTAAAGTTCCCAAGATTTTGGATAGTGCTGAAAAACCAATtccaaagaaaagaatCGTTATTGAAGAGGTTcctgatgaagaattagaatttgaaaaaaatccaaatccagaaattaaaatttaa